The genome window ATGACTACACGATGTAATATTGATTCTTCGAGTGTTTACTGCATCCATCCTTCAGATGGAATCTCGATAGTCTAGGCTTCAGTAATTGAAAGCGTTCGTGTTTTTCGTGTTTTGTATTATCTGCTCTTCATAATTCTGAAACCTACTAATTCATCTGAAACAAGGTTATGCAATCTTGTTTGTTttctttaatttgtttttaccTATTCATTTCACAATTCACGATTGCTTTGCGTCCATGCTTTTCTTACTGATAGTGGTCTGAAATGTTCCTATAATTTCCAAGGTTTTCCACTGTTTAGTTTACAAGTAACTTATTTCTAATTAAAACATATACTAAAGAACCTACTTCTACATGCGAAATGTTTTCCAAGTGTTTCTTGGCTGGGAAATGTTCTAAATTTACCTTTGTGGGTTCTAAACTCCTTGGTGACTTCCAGTTCTAAGCCCCATTGTGGATTCTAGGCCTTTTTGTAAGTCTAAGCCTTGTGTGTACTTTCTAAGCCTTTTGTACCTGTTATGGCTTTCATATCCCCCTTGTCTGTCTGTTTGCTCTTTCTTAAGCTTGTTGTTTGTCGTTTCGGTAATTTCTTGGTTCCGTAGTGGTTGTTTGATGCTGTATTGACATCACATCGATCTCTTTGGTGTCCATGTGCTCAATATTATTGCTAATTGGACTCTCGATATACTATCTTTACCATTATGTCCTATTTTGGTATTGGTGTCGGATCCGTTTGATGCCTTGGTGTTTTCCATTGAAACATGCATATTGGTCATTGGTTACAAAATCTTGTGTTCATGGTTTGAAGTGCTTATTGACATATACCTTCTGTATGcctctatttatattttcatattttagttTGTCTATTCACAATCTAGTTCACTTATCATTTTCCAGTTTCCTAGTTttgttcttttatatttttatgtacaGTCTTATTGTTTACTGGAAGATTGTTTCTTCATCACCTCTTGtgcataatattaaatattaacagAATTAGATCCAAACCTCCATTCAGGATACAGGTAATTTAAAGATATCTGAaaactaaatttatatttgttcacAAATATGTTAAAATGTAGAACAAATTGTTACTAATAAGGTTTGAATTGGAATGAAACATACTCAACCGTAGGACAATTATGTTCTGTGCAAGTACTCAACATATAGGCTTGCTATCTAAAGTTTGGGGTGAACAATGGTTAGCCCTGGGTACAGCATGGCTCCACCCCTATGTGCTTGAAAAAGTAGGAACGTTGTGAGTTGTAAGCACATTTAATTTAACAGAGGTCATTGTTGTACATTTGACTTGTTTATTACATTAGGGATCCCGTTGTTTCTGTACAGCTGATATCTATACACTTCGTGATAGTTCTGCTGGTTCTGAAGCATTCTAAAGCTCCAGTTCTATTTTTTCTGCTTCATTATCCAATTATTGATTTCAATCAGACCATTTATTTCAGTATCAAAGTGTCATTTGTTCTATATATTTTCTTGCAACTGTCTTAATGTCAAACATATTTGGACATATTGATAGGTATTAATATGTTTGCGAAATCCTGTTTCTGCTAAGGAAGATTCATCGAGATATGGTCCTTTCTATCAGTCGGTTAGCAATCAGAGAATCAATGAAGTAATATGTTATGATTCTAAGTCTGGAACAAACATGACTGATAATTTGGATGATGATTTCGTACCAAAAACCAGCGACGGGAGTGGGGGAGATGGGTATACAGGGGGGTTTCCAACAGGAGGTGGTGGAGGAAATGATGATGGAGGTAGTGAGGATGGTGGTGCtgaacatgatgatgaagacaaAAATGAATTTGGACCAATAATGAAGTTTGAGGAAGTAATGAAGGAGGCAGAAACGCGAGGGGCTACCCTTCCTATGGATATGTTAGAGGCAGCAAAGATCACAGGACTACGCAGACTAATACTTACTCGATATTTGGATTTGCAGGTAAAATGTAATTTACTAATTGCATTTTAACTTGGATTTTTGCCGTCTTTAGATAATCTTTAACATGGTCGTATATTTTGCATTGCAGGGTTCTGCTTGGCCTTTAGGTTTCTTAATGAAATACTGCACGATGCTAAGAAATAGAATGCTTGCTGATCCATCTTTTTTGTTTAAAGTTGGAACTGAGGTTTGTACTTGTTCTGTTAATCAATTTGGAAAGTTATATTGGTTTCAGTTACTTTTGCTATTCTAGTAAACGACTTTGATAGATGATATATTTATGTCTAAGATATGTCTAAAGATGACTCAAGAAGGCTTTTGTACATTGGCACtcacagaaaaaaaaatataatactgcATCAGATGCAGACTTTTACTTGTGTCAATGGTCAATCACTATCGATTACAGAATTTTGAACTTAAGACCCAATGCAATGTAACCCTCGAGCCCTGCCTATAAATGTTTCCTTTCCTGATTCACCTGCAATGTAACCCTTGAGCCCTGCCCATAAATGTATTTTAAGTATATCATTTTGTTTTGTCCGAAATTTGGCACCCACCAAACCTAAATGATATATACCCCGGCAATGTGAAAACATAGGTGAATGACATTGCACATCCTTACCCGGGTTTGCTTTGTAAGTTTGATAGTGTGCCAGTAATTGCACGCTGTAATGCAACATAAAAAGTTGTCCTAAAGGTACGATCGTCTCACAAGGGACAGTTATTGTAAAAGGGACCAGAGGCAGAACCACCATGGGGGCAGGGTGAGCATCTGCCCTTCTTGCCGCTGCCGGAGTTCCGGTGTAAAGGGGTGAACTCTGAAAGTTTTCTTATTTTCGTGTGTATTTGCCCCTCCTTTCTTTTCATGCCCTACAATCACGAGTATATATTGATTTCAAGCTTTAACAGATTAATCTGTTCTTAAATTTGATCCGATGATTAACTTAGAAGAACATATACAGAGACAATGATACATGCTACGTACACACATAAAAGAAAATGTTTAGTGGGCTGTTTGAGCTTTAAAAACACACAATAAATTGGTTTGGTGCAACTTTTATCTGGGCTGTTTTTTTAGTTTCTTACgaatttgattttgtattatcataattatttgcacaattattatatatgtatgataCAAGATATATCTTGTAAATTTATTGGCACTTTAAAGTTAGTTTTATTTGAAATCATTATTACTCTGCTTACCGGAAGTCCAGGGATTCAAATCTCGTCAAGGACAAAATGGATTGGTGAATGTGTTTAAGTATCAACAGGAAGttggacaaaaatattttatagctACTTTCAGTTATAAatgtaaattaaataacaatcaCTTATGATAATTGACTAATAATAACTCTAAATagaacaattaattttaaaatataacattcttAAACATTAGATGATATATTACTCTACACATGGCTGTTTTAAATGTAAGAAGgtgataatataaattaatataaatattatttttaaaattaatataataatataaattattaattatattatttctaaaattagtataataaataaatatcgcCGCTCCTTAACTCATTTTCTAGTTCTGCCACTGATGATGTGCAccaatataaatatgatatgaATGCAAGAACACACAAAATTTTCACTTGATTCGGCTCGTATTCTACGTGGCCTTGATCAAAGGTATAGAGATTCTCTAATTAGAATCTCTTTTAGTAAGTACATCTTAAAACTTCGACTACAATCTGAAACAACCCCTTTGGCACCACTGTGAGCTTTAGCACACAACTTCTTAATGCTTCCGtgtaataaaagtatcaaactACGGCCAACAAACTGGTTGAAGCCCTTTACAATTGAACAAGTGAAcgattcaaaatttcaaatacaAGTACAAGACTTGTGTGAATACAATTCGATAAAATACTCTTCTATCTAATCTAAAAATTTGTGAGTTCTTACAAAAACTCGATAGAGCATTTTAGATCAAAGTGAGAGATGTAGAAAGAGTTAATTGTTTTTCACTTTTTTGTACTTGATTAGTTGCTTTCGaaaatatgtatgtgtatatatagtagAATAAGTATTTCCCGAGAGACCCTACTTGCTTTACTGTTTCTTAAAAATCTCTACTTGCGATATTGAATCTTACTTTTTAATACTCTTTATGTAACGTCATCTATTTCAGTTGATTCCATTTGTAAATAGCTGAATGAATTTATATGGACAAGTAAGTATATTCAGAAAAGCATATCAGTAGTCTATTCTTGTTGTTCTTCCCCTTTCAATCTGTATATATTACTACACATACAAAACCAATGTATAACTCTTATTCTCTCTGTATATGCATTTGAATAGACAATTACTTgttttaatatgtgataatcATAACTAAACTCGCATCATTTTTGGCTCCTCGTCTCTAAATTTAAGCCACctgtttcaaaatttttttttgttatttttcatGGATATTGGTACTAGACAAATAAGGTTTATGGTGGAAAAAAGTTTACTAgtagctaaaataatttttggttttGAGGGTCCAAAATCAGTAAATCATCTAACTGAGAAGTGTTCATTAATGAACCATAAGGGTGTGTATTTAAAGCAGTAAATGAACTCAATTTagtaataaacatatatatagtgTGTGTgcgtgcgtgtgtgtgtgtgttttgaaaTTTTAGGTTGATTAAATTTACAGCAATGTTGAATTATGTATAGAGGGTTTGGGGAAGAAGATGAAGTTAGGATGGGTTAAGTGTTAAATTAGTCTTTGGACGAAACTACCCTCAGAGAGTTAAGAAAGATAGACGGTGATGCACAAAATATAGCGAAAATATAGGTTTTGCAAGTGAGGTTGGTTTCTCACAAAGTGATAAATGTAACTAATATACATTTTAGGAGTTTATCAGATGCATCAAAGGATAGTAACTTTTGAAACTAATCataaaagttaaattttaaatatataactgATGTGTGaataatgtattagaataagtcAGTCTGTTATAAGAGTTTGAAAATTATGATGAGCCATGCATATATAAGTCGAGATATAATATTTGAATCACATAAATATAcactgttaaaaaaaaaatcaaatgtgTAATGGAAGTGGTGAAGGTAAAACCTAATTTCATATATTCTGAAATCTACATCAAAGATATGTGGATAGAGTTCAGATAAGAAtggtttgatatatattttaaaacaaacaGTATTATATACGTTTAGAATCAGTTGGAGTATTCATTGTTGAAGAGTAAAAGGAGGAGTTTGTCCAGGTTTAGAAAAGATTATCCAGACTAGATGTATAAGAAATAGACATATATGTATAAACCCTAGCTCTCAACCGTACCAGACTCGTACGTAGACTAGGTATTAATTTTTTGTCCATGTTTTTGAATCAATTCTGGCATGTCTGGTACAATATTGCAACGCCATATTTTCTACCCTGAAACACGCTGAATGTATGTCTAAAAACCCTACTGTAGTCAGCATCCAAAACCTTCAGATTAACATGCTTCACAAGTTTTGTATCAATTTATCAGTATCTGATTTTGTATATTGGCAATacttttaatgatttgtatTATGTATGTATTGGCTACGATTTCCTGACCAAAACTGAgttatatgttttaaataaaatgttttattaGTAATAACTTTGGAGTATTCGAAGCATGAAATTTTATTTAGTTAAGAAATACGAGTGGCATCATTTTTATGGTTAACACACTAGCATTAGGACTAGAtagattgtttttttttgtagGTTTTATGGACAGCAGTATCTCTTTTAGTTGATGAAAATAGTGGGTCTAATTATTTGGCAGAAATTCTGAATTATTACTCtcttatcttgttttcatattcATCTGCCTTTAGACTATGTCAAGAATTTTTCAGTATTGGATGAATATAATGCAGGTGGTCATTGATTCCTGTTGTGCAACATTTGCTGAAGTTCAGAAGAGAGGAAAGGATTTCTGGTCAGAGTTTGAGCTGTACTCTGCAGATCTTTTAGTTGGTATAGTTGTTGACATTGCTTTGGTAGGGATGCTAGCACCATATGCTCGGATCGGAAAACGAGCTGTTTCGGGTGGCTTCTTGGGACGGATGCAACACGTTGTTGGAGCACTTCCCAGCAGGtcattttatattgttttattaGATGTTTCATGAAGTTCGATAATCCTTTCATTTTTAATTGCGAGAAATTTAGACAATTCAAAAGCActggatattttttttttcctctttgGCCCTTTCTACTTCACAAACAAGCTattaactaatgattagttttttcATGTTCTGATGGTGCAGTGTTTTTGAAGCTCAGAGGCCAGGATCAAATTTTTCATTGCAGCAGAGAATAGCTACATATTTTTACAAGGTACTAGTTACTATTAAGAATACACAAGTGATGCGTGTTCTACTATTCGACATTTGTTTATTCATTGTTGTTCCAGGGTATCTTGTATGGCTCAGTTGGATTTGGTTGTGGTCTTATTGGGCAAGGCATCGCAAATATGATCATGAATGCGAAGCGGTACCCTCTTCCCCCTCCCCCCACCCCCCACCCACAcacatttaattataattgttGGCCAGAACCTTATAGCAAAGAGAAGCGGATATTGTGCACCAAGtctctgttttttatttttgtttcatgCGCCTCCCACTTTTATGCTATATTATTGGTGCATCTGTTATTTCTTTGAATCTCttaatttctaatattaatttaGATTAAGAATTACTTGCCCAACAAGTTATATATCCTCTCCCTGA of Daucus carota subsp. sativus chromosome 3, DH1 v3.0, whole genome shotgun sequence contains these proteins:
- the LOC108210640 gene encoding protein RETICULATA-RELATED 1, chloroplastic — translated: MAFCGSRVLRGNIPFGDSKAFYSSRDLGNVDYNHHKVLICLRNPVSAKEDSSRYGPFYQSVSNQRINEVICYDSKSGTNMTDNLDDDFVPKTSDGSGGDGYTGGFPTGGGGGNDDGGSEDGGAEHDDEDKNEFGPIMKFEEVMKEAETRGATLPMDMLEAAKITGLRRLILTRYLDLQGSAWPLGFLMKYCTMLRNRMLADPSFLFKVGTEVVIDSCCATFAEVQKRGKDFWSEFELYSADLLVGIVVDIALVGMLAPYARIGKRAVSGGFLGRMQHVVGALPSSVFEAQRPGSNFSLQQRIATYFYKGILYGSVGFGCGLIGQGIANMIMNAKRSMRTSEKDIPVPPLVKSAVLWGVFLAVSSNTRYQIINGLESVVEFSPLAKNFPPVALAFTVGVRFANNIYGGMQFVDWARLSGVQ